The Mastacembelus armatus chromosome 9, fMasArm1.2, whole genome shotgun sequence genome contains a region encoding:
- the git2a gene encoding ARF GTPase-activating protein GIT2a isoform X9, with amino-acid sequence MSKRLRNTEVCADCSVPEPRWASVNRGVLICDECCSVHRSLGRHSSQVRHLTHTPWPPTQLQMVQTLYSNGANSIWEHSLLDPASVMSGKRKANPQDKLHPNKSEFIRAKYQMLAFVHRMPCREDDNLTAKDLSKQLHSSVRTGNLETCLRLLSLGAQANFFHPEKGNTPLHVAAKAGQVSQAELLTVYGADPGAPDSNGKTPIDYAREAGHHDLADRLVEIQYELTDRLAFYLCGRKPDHKNGQHFIVPQMADSSLDLSDLAKAAKKKLQSLSNHLFEELAMDVYDEVDRRETDAVWLTTQNHSTLVTETTVVPFLPVNPEYSSTRNQGRQKLARFNAHEFATLVIDILSDAKRRQQGNSVASPKDNVELILKRVALRHCSDSQDNDQPDYDSVASDEDTDQEVSSSKGDRTKSLDSDLSDGPITMHEYLEVKNALSASEVKIQQLMKANNNLSDELRLMQKKDESAQKASKLEKQSSMPESDYDNTFNDSEIDDSGLCRRGRLRSTGWLGEGSSVPELDDLEMESDPTLPSTEDVIRKTEQITKNIQELLRAAQENKHDSFIPCSERIHVAVTEMAALFPKKPRSETVRSSLRLLTSSAYRLQSECRKAVSSDGCPGPDMQLVTQQVIQCAYDIAKAAKQLVTVTTKENTN; translated from the exons aACCTCGCTGGGCCTCGGTGAATCGGGGCGTGTTGATTTGCGATGAGTGCTGCAGTGTTCATCGAAGTCTGGGAAGACATAGCTCCCAGGTCCGCCACCTGACGCACACACCATGGCCTCCTACACAGCTACAG ATGGTTCAGACATTATACAGCAATGGTGCCAATTCAATATGGGAGCACTCCCTTCTGGACCCTGCATCTGTGATGAGTGGAAAACGCAAGGCTAACCCTCAGGACAAACTGCA CCCAAACAAGTCAGAGTTTATAAGAGCCAAATATCAAATGTTGGCATTTGTCCATCGCATGCCTTGCCGGGAGGATGACAACTTGACAGCCAAGGATTTAAGCAAG CAACTTCATTCAAGCGTTCGCACTGGGAATCTCGAGACCTGTTTGAGGTTACTATCTCTGGGAGCACAAGCAAATTTTTTTCACCCA GAAAAAGGAAACACCCCCCTGCATGTAGCTGCAAAGGCAGGACAAGTGTCTCAGGCTGAGCTGTTAACTGTGTATGGGGCAGATCCTGGAGCCCCTGACAGCAATGGCAAAACTCCCATTGACTATGCAAG GGAAGCGGGCCACCATGACCTGGCAGACAGACTGGTTGAGATTCAGTATGAACTAACAGATCGACTGGCGTTCTACCtgtgtgggagaaaaccag ATCATAAAAATGGCCAGCACTTCATTGTTCCACAGATGGCTGACAG CAGTCTGGATTTATCAGACCTGGCCAAAGCAGCGAAGAAGAAACTACAGTCG CTCAGTAATCATTTATTTGAGGAGCTGGCCATGGATGTGTATGATGAGGTGGACAGACGAGAGACTGATGcgg TGTGGTTGACCACACAGAATCACAGCACTCTGGTGACTGAGACGACGGTGGTGCCTTTTCTTCCTGTGAATCCAGAGTATTCATCAACACGAAACCAG gGGCGACAAAAGCTTGCACGGTTTAACGCACATGAATTTGCAACTCTCGTGATCGACATACTAAGTGATGCTAAGCGCAGACAACAAGGGAATTCAGTAGCCAGTCCCAAAG ATAATGTCGAACTTATCCTGAAGCGTGTGGCCCTCAGGCACTGTAGTGACAGCCAGGACAATGACCAGCCTGACTACGACAGTGTGGCGTCGGATGAGGATACAGATCAAGAGGTCTCCTCAAGCAAAGGAGATAGGACCAAA AGTCTGGACTCCGATCTCTCAGACGGCCCTATTACTATGCATGAATATTTGGAGGTGAAGAACGCACTCTCTGCCTCTGAAGTCAAGATCCAACAACTCATGAAAGCCAACAACAACCTGAGTGACGAGCTGAGGCTGATGCAGAAAAAG GACGAAAGCGCTCAAAAG GCCTCCAAATTGGAGAAGCAAAGCAGCATGCCAGAAAGTGACTATGACAACACATTCAATGACTCTGAGATAGATGATTCAGG TTTGTGCAGAAGGGGGAGGCTGAGGAGCACTGGTTGGCTGGGGGAGGGTAGCTCTGTTCCTGAGCTGGATGACTTGGAGATGGAGTCAGACCCCACGCTTCCCAGCACAGAAGACGTCATCCGCAAAACAGAGCAGATCACCAAGAATATCCAAGAGCTGTTGAGAGCTGCTCAGGAGAACAAACATGACAG CTTCATACCCTGCTCAGAAAGAATACATGTGGCTGTAACAGAAATGGCTGCCCTCTTTCCCAAG AAGCCACGCTCAGAGACTGTGAGAAGCTCTCTGCGCTTGTTGACCTCCAGTGCGTATCGGCTTCAGAGCGAGTGCAGGAAGGCGGTGTCTTCAGATGGCTGCCCAGGACCGGACATGCAGCTGGTCACCCAGCAGGTCATCCAATGTGCTTATGACATTGCCAAGGCTGCTAAGCAGCTTGTCACTGTTACCACAAAGGAGAATACCAACTAA
- the git2a gene encoding ARF GTPase-activating protein GIT2a isoform X2, with the protein MSKRLRNTEVCADCSVPEPRWASVNRGVLICDECCSVHRSLGRHSSQVRHLTHTPWPPTQLQMVQTLYSNGANSIWEHSLLDPASVMSGKRKANPQDKLHPNKSEFIRAKYQMLAFVHRMPCREDDNLTAKDLSKQLHSSVRTGNLETCLRLLSLGAQANFFHPEKGNTPLHVAAKAGQVSQAELLTVYGADPGAPDSNGKTPIDYAREAGHHDLADRLVEIQYELTDRLAFYLCGRKPDHKNGQHFIVPQMADSLDLSDLAKAAKKKLQSLSNHLFEELAMDVYDEVDRRETDAVWLTTQNHSTLVTETTVVPFLPVNPEYSSTRNQGRQKLARFNAHEFATLVIDILSDAKRRQQGNSVASPKDNVELILKRVALRHCSDSQDNDQPDYDSVASDEDTDQEVSSSKGDRTKSLDSDLSDGPITMHEYLEVKNALSASEVKIQQLMKANNNLSDELRLMQKKLQSLQSENTSLRRQVTTNIYQIPSGSDYPDPSSPSALKRRQSARASRPMSMYETGSGLKPYLPKGETPYPEECIPTLQPFPPHTELSCTSKKMLLLQDLKTERGAFVTTSSSLPSFPSTLSWSKDESAQKASKLEKQSSMPESDYDNTFNDSEIDDSGLCRRGRLRSTGWLGEGSSVPELDDLEMESDPTLPSTEDVIRKTEQITKNIQELLRAAQENKHDSFIPCSERIHVAVTEMAALFPKKPRSETVRSSLRLLTSSAYRLQSECRKAVSSDGCPGPDMQLVTQQVIQCAYDIAKAAKQLVTVTTKENTN; encoded by the exons aACCTCGCTGGGCCTCGGTGAATCGGGGCGTGTTGATTTGCGATGAGTGCTGCAGTGTTCATCGAAGTCTGGGAAGACATAGCTCCCAGGTCCGCCACCTGACGCACACACCATGGCCTCCTACACAGCTACAG ATGGTTCAGACATTATACAGCAATGGTGCCAATTCAATATGGGAGCACTCCCTTCTGGACCCTGCATCTGTGATGAGTGGAAAACGCAAGGCTAACCCTCAGGACAAACTGCA CCCAAACAAGTCAGAGTTTATAAGAGCCAAATATCAAATGTTGGCATTTGTCCATCGCATGCCTTGCCGGGAGGATGACAACTTGACAGCCAAGGATTTAAGCAAG CAACTTCATTCAAGCGTTCGCACTGGGAATCTCGAGACCTGTTTGAGGTTACTATCTCTGGGAGCACAAGCAAATTTTTTTCACCCA GAAAAAGGAAACACCCCCCTGCATGTAGCTGCAAAGGCAGGACAAGTGTCTCAGGCTGAGCTGTTAACTGTGTATGGGGCAGATCCTGGAGCCCCTGACAGCAATGGCAAAACTCCCATTGACTATGCAAG GGAAGCGGGCCACCATGACCTGGCAGACAGACTGGTTGAGATTCAGTATGAACTAACAGATCGACTGGCGTTCTACCtgtgtgggagaaaaccag ATCATAAAAATGGCCAGCACTTCATTGTTCCACAGATGGCTGACAG TCTGGATTTATCAGACCTGGCCAAAGCAGCGAAGAAGAAACTACAGTCG CTCAGTAATCATTTATTTGAGGAGCTGGCCATGGATGTGTATGATGAGGTGGACAGACGAGAGACTGATGcgg TGTGGTTGACCACACAGAATCACAGCACTCTGGTGACTGAGACGACGGTGGTGCCTTTTCTTCCTGTGAATCCAGAGTATTCATCAACACGAAACCAG gGGCGACAAAAGCTTGCACGGTTTAACGCACATGAATTTGCAACTCTCGTGATCGACATACTAAGTGATGCTAAGCGCAGACAACAAGGGAATTCAGTAGCCAGTCCCAAAG ATAATGTCGAACTTATCCTGAAGCGTGTGGCCCTCAGGCACTGTAGTGACAGCCAGGACAATGACCAGCCTGACTACGACAGTGTGGCGTCGGATGAGGATACAGATCAAGAGGTCTCCTCAAGCAAAGGAGATAGGACCAAA AGTCTGGACTCCGATCTCTCAGACGGCCCTATTACTATGCATGAATATTTGGAGGTGAAGAACGCACTCTCTGCCTCTGAAGTCAAGATCCAACAACTCATGAAAGCCAACAACAACCTGAGTGACGAGCTGAGGCTGATGCAGAAAAAG CTGCAATCTCTGCAAAGTGAGAACACCTCTCTCAGGCGGCAGGTCACAACCAATATCTATCAGATCCCCAGCGGTTCAGACTACCCCGACCCCTCGAGCCCCTCAGCCCTGAAACGCCGGCAGTCTGCGCGGGCCAGTCGGCCCATGTCTATGTATGAGACCGGCTCAGGCCTGAAGCCCTATCTCCCTAAAGGAGAAACTCCCTACCCTGAGGAGTGTATCCCCACCCTGCAACCCTTCCCACCTCAT acagAACTTAGTTGTACAAGCAAGAAGATGCTGTTATTACAAGATCTGAAG ACAGAAAGGGGCGCTTTTGTGACCACCTCTTCATCCCTCCCCTCATTTCCATCCACCCTGTCTTGGTCAAAGGACGAAAGCGCTCAAAAG GCCTCCAAATTGGAGAAGCAAAGCAGCATGCCAGAAAGTGACTATGACAACACATTCAATGACTCTGAGATAGATGATTCAGG TTTGTGCAGAAGGGGGAGGCTGAGGAGCACTGGTTGGCTGGGGGAGGGTAGCTCTGTTCCTGAGCTGGATGACTTGGAGATGGAGTCAGACCCCACGCTTCCCAGCACAGAAGACGTCATCCGCAAAACAGAGCAGATCACCAAGAATATCCAAGAGCTGTTGAGAGCTGCTCAGGAGAACAAACATGACAG CTTCATACCCTGCTCAGAAAGAATACATGTGGCTGTAACAGAAATGGCTGCCCTCTTTCCCAAG AAGCCACGCTCAGAGACTGTGAGAAGCTCTCTGCGCTTGTTGACCTCCAGTGCGTATCGGCTTCAGAGCGAGTGCAGGAAGGCGGTGTCTTCAGATGGCTGCCCAGGACCGGACATGCAGCTGGTCACCCAGCAGGTCATCCAATGTGCTTATGACATTGCCAAGGCTGCTAAGCAGCTTGTCACTGTTACCACAAAGGAGAATACCAACTAA
- the git2a gene encoding ARF GTPase-activating protein GIT2a isoform X11, translated as MSKRLRNTEVCADCSVPEPRWASVNRGVLICDECCSVHRSLGRHSSQVRHLTHTPWPPTQLQMVQTLYSNGANSIWEHSLLDPASVMSGKRKANPQDKLHPNKSEFIRAKYQMLAFVHRMPCREDDNLTAKDLSKQLHSSVRTGNLETCLRLLSLGAQANFFHPEKGNTPLHVAAKAGQVSQAELLTVYGADPGAPDSNGKTPIDYAREAGHHDLADRLVEIQYELTDRLAFYLCGRKPDHKNGQHFIVPQMADSSLDLSDLAKAAKKKLQSLSNHLFEELAMDVYDEVDRRETDAVWLTTQNHSTLVTETTVVPFLPVNPEYSSTRNQGRQKLARFNAHEFATLVIDILSDAKRRQQGNSVASPKDNVELILKRVALRHCSDSQDNDQPDYDSVASDEDTDQEVSSSKGDRTKSLDSDLSDGPITMHEYLEVKNALSASEVKIQQLMKANNNLSDELRLMQKKLQSLQSENTSLRRQVTTNIYQIPSGSDYPDPSSPSALKRRQSARASRPMSMYETGSGLKPYLPKGETPYPEECIPTLQPFPPHTERGAFVTTSSSLPSFPSTLSWSKDESAQKASKLEKQSSMPESDYDNTFNDSEIDDSGLCRRGRLRSTGWLGEGSSVPELDDLEMESDPTLPSTEDVIRKTEQITKNIQELLRAAQENKHDRPCEREGVRRLRHSLGCFSTLVPWAEKAPPSLQTLSLRSPDPTSCFIPCSERIHVAVTEMAALFPKKPRSETVRSSLRLLTSSAYRLQSECRKAVSSDGCPGPDMQLVTQQVIQCAYDIAKAAKQLVTVTTKENTN; from the exons aACCTCGCTGGGCCTCGGTGAATCGGGGCGTGTTGATTTGCGATGAGTGCTGCAGTGTTCATCGAAGTCTGGGAAGACATAGCTCCCAGGTCCGCCACCTGACGCACACACCATGGCCTCCTACACAGCTACAG ATGGTTCAGACATTATACAGCAATGGTGCCAATTCAATATGGGAGCACTCCCTTCTGGACCCTGCATCTGTGATGAGTGGAAAACGCAAGGCTAACCCTCAGGACAAACTGCA CCCAAACAAGTCAGAGTTTATAAGAGCCAAATATCAAATGTTGGCATTTGTCCATCGCATGCCTTGCCGGGAGGATGACAACTTGACAGCCAAGGATTTAAGCAAG CAACTTCATTCAAGCGTTCGCACTGGGAATCTCGAGACCTGTTTGAGGTTACTATCTCTGGGAGCACAAGCAAATTTTTTTCACCCA GAAAAAGGAAACACCCCCCTGCATGTAGCTGCAAAGGCAGGACAAGTGTCTCAGGCTGAGCTGTTAACTGTGTATGGGGCAGATCCTGGAGCCCCTGACAGCAATGGCAAAACTCCCATTGACTATGCAAG GGAAGCGGGCCACCATGACCTGGCAGACAGACTGGTTGAGATTCAGTATGAACTAACAGATCGACTGGCGTTCTACCtgtgtgggagaaaaccag ATCATAAAAATGGCCAGCACTTCATTGTTCCACAGATGGCTGACAG CAGTCTGGATTTATCAGACCTGGCCAAAGCAGCGAAGAAGAAACTACAGTCG CTCAGTAATCATTTATTTGAGGAGCTGGCCATGGATGTGTATGATGAGGTGGACAGACGAGAGACTGATGcgg TGTGGTTGACCACACAGAATCACAGCACTCTGGTGACTGAGACGACGGTGGTGCCTTTTCTTCCTGTGAATCCAGAGTATTCATCAACACGAAACCAG gGGCGACAAAAGCTTGCACGGTTTAACGCACATGAATTTGCAACTCTCGTGATCGACATACTAAGTGATGCTAAGCGCAGACAACAAGGGAATTCAGTAGCCAGTCCCAAAG ATAATGTCGAACTTATCCTGAAGCGTGTGGCCCTCAGGCACTGTAGTGACAGCCAGGACAATGACCAGCCTGACTACGACAGTGTGGCGTCGGATGAGGATACAGATCAAGAGGTCTCCTCAAGCAAAGGAGATAGGACCAAA AGTCTGGACTCCGATCTCTCAGACGGCCCTATTACTATGCATGAATATTTGGAGGTGAAGAACGCACTCTCTGCCTCTGAAGTCAAGATCCAACAACTCATGAAAGCCAACAACAACCTGAGTGACGAGCTGAGGCTGATGCAGAAAAAG CTGCAATCTCTGCAAAGTGAGAACACCTCTCTCAGGCGGCAGGTCACAACCAATATCTATCAGATCCCCAGCGGTTCAGACTACCCCGACCCCTCGAGCCCCTCAGCCCTGAAACGCCGGCAGTCTGCGCGGGCCAGTCGGCCCATGTCTATGTATGAGACCGGCTCAGGCCTGAAGCCCTATCTCCCTAAAGGAGAAACTCCCTACCCTGAGGAGTGTATCCCCACCCTGCAACCCTTCCCACCTCAT ACAGAAAGGGGCGCTTTTGTGACCACCTCTTCATCCCTCCCCTCATTTCCATCCACCCTGTCTTGGTCAAAGGACGAAAGCGCTCAAAAG GCCTCCAAATTGGAGAAGCAAAGCAGCATGCCAGAAAGTGACTATGACAACACATTCAATGACTCTGAGATAGATGATTCAGG TTTGTGCAGAAGGGGGAGGCTGAGGAGCACTGGTTGGCTGGGGGAGGGTAGCTCTGTTCCTGAGCTGGATGACTTGGAGATGGAGTCAGACCCCACGCTTCCCAGCACAGAAGACGTCATCCGCAAAACAGAGCAGATCACCAAGAATATCCAAGAGCTGTTGAGAGCTGCTCAGGAGAACAAACATGACAG ACCATGTGAGCGTGAAGGTGTGCGCCGGCTCAGGCACAGCCTGGGATGTTTCAGCACTCTGGTACCCTGGGCCGAGAAGGCCCCCCCCTCCCTTCAGACACTCAGCCTTCGGTCCCCTGACCCCACCTCCTG CTTCATACCCTGCTCAGAAAGAATACATGTGGCTGTAACAGAAATGGCTGCCCTCTTTCCCAAG AAGCCACGCTCAGAGACTGTGAGAAGCTCTCTGCGCTTGTTGACCTCCAGTGCGTATCGGCTTCAGAGCGAGTGCAGGAAGGCGGTGTCTTCAGATGGCTGCCCAGGACCGGACATGCAGCTGGTCACCCAGCAGGTCATCCAATGTGCTTATGACATTGCCAAGGCTGCTAAGCAGCTTGTCACTGTTACCACAAAGGAGAATACCAACTAA
- the git2a gene encoding ARF GTPase-activating protein GIT2a isoform X10 yields the protein MSKRLRNTEVCADCSVPEPRWASVNRGVLICDECCSVHRSLGRHSSQVRHLTHTPWPPTQLQMVQTLYSNGANSIWEHSLLDPASVMSGKRKANPQDKLHPNKSEFIRAKYQMLAFVHRMPCREDDNLTAKDLSKQLHSSVRTGNLETCLRLLSLGAQANFFHPEKGNTPLHVAAKAGQVSQAELLTVYGADPGAPDSNGKTPIDYAREAGHHDLADRLVEIQYELTDRLAFYLCGRKPDHKNGQHFIVPQMADSSLDLSDLAKAAKKKLQSLSNHLFEELAMDVYDEVDRRETDAVWLTTQNHSTLVTETTVVPFLPVNPEYSSTRNQGRQKLARFNAHEFATLVIDILSDAKRRQQGNSVASPKDNVELILKRVALRHCSDSQDNDQPDYDSVASDEDTDQEVSSSKGDRTKSLDSDLSDGPITMHEYLEVKNALSASEVKIQQLMKANNNLSDELRLMQKKASKLEKQSSMPESDYDNTFNDSEIDDSGLCRRGRLRSTGWLGEGSSVPELDDLEMESDPTLPSTEDVIRKTEQITKNIQELLRAAQENKHDSFIPCSERIHVAVTEMAALFPKKPRSETVRSSLRLLTSSAYRLQSECRKAVSSDGCPGPDMQLVTQQVIQCAYDIAKAAKQLVTVTTKENTN from the exons aACCTCGCTGGGCCTCGGTGAATCGGGGCGTGTTGATTTGCGATGAGTGCTGCAGTGTTCATCGAAGTCTGGGAAGACATAGCTCCCAGGTCCGCCACCTGACGCACACACCATGGCCTCCTACACAGCTACAG ATGGTTCAGACATTATACAGCAATGGTGCCAATTCAATATGGGAGCACTCCCTTCTGGACCCTGCATCTGTGATGAGTGGAAAACGCAAGGCTAACCCTCAGGACAAACTGCA CCCAAACAAGTCAGAGTTTATAAGAGCCAAATATCAAATGTTGGCATTTGTCCATCGCATGCCTTGCCGGGAGGATGACAACTTGACAGCCAAGGATTTAAGCAAG CAACTTCATTCAAGCGTTCGCACTGGGAATCTCGAGACCTGTTTGAGGTTACTATCTCTGGGAGCACAAGCAAATTTTTTTCACCCA GAAAAAGGAAACACCCCCCTGCATGTAGCTGCAAAGGCAGGACAAGTGTCTCAGGCTGAGCTGTTAACTGTGTATGGGGCAGATCCTGGAGCCCCTGACAGCAATGGCAAAACTCCCATTGACTATGCAAG GGAAGCGGGCCACCATGACCTGGCAGACAGACTGGTTGAGATTCAGTATGAACTAACAGATCGACTGGCGTTCTACCtgtgtgggagaaaaccag ATCATAAAAATGGCCAGCACTTCATTGTTCCACAGATGGCTGACAG CAGTCTGGATTTATCAGACCTGGCCAAAGCAGCGAAGAAGAAACTACAGTCG CTCAGTAATCATTTATTTGAGGAGCTGGCCATGGATGTGTATGATGAGGTGGACAGACGAGAGACTGATGcgg TGTGGTTGACCACACAGAATCACAGCACTCTGGTGACTGAGACGACGGTGGTGCCTTTTCTTCCTGTGAATCCAGAGTATTCATCAACACGAAACCAG gGGCGACAAAAGCTTGCACGGTTTAACGCACATGAATTTGCAACTCTCGTGATCGACATACTAAGTGATGCTAAGCGCAGACAACAAGGGAATTCAGTAGCCAGTCCCAAAG ATAATGTCGAACTTATCCTGAAGCGTGTGGCCCTCAGGCACTGTAGTGACAGCCAGGACAATGACCAGCCTGACTACGACAGTGTGGCGTCGGATGAGGATACAGATCAAGAGGTCTCCTCAAGCAAAGGAGATAGGACCAAA AGTCTGGACTCCGATCTCTCAGACGGCCCTATTACTATGCATGAATATTTGGAGGTGAAGAACGCACTCTCTGCCTCTGAAGTCAAGATCCAACAACTCATGAAAGCCAACAACAACCTGAGTGACGAGCTGAGGCTGATGCAGAAAAAG GCCTCCAAATTGGAGAAGCAAAGCAGCATGCCAGAAAGTGACTATGACAACACATTCAATGACTCTGAGATAGATGATTCAGG TTTGTGCAGAAGGGGGAGGCTGAGGAGCACTGGTTGGCTGGGGGAGGGTAGCTCTGTTCCTGAGCTGGATGACTTGGAGATGGAGTCAGACCCCACGCTTCCCAGCACAGAAGACGTCATCCGCAAAACAGAGCAGATCACCAAGAATATCCAAGAGCTGTTGAGAGCTGCTCAGGAGAACAAACATGACAG CTTCATACCCTGCTCAGAAAGAATACATGTGGCTGTAACAGAAATGGCTGCCCTCTTTCCCAAG AAGCCACGCTCAGAGACTGTGAGAAGCTCTCTGCGCTTGTTGACCTCCAGTGCGTATCGGCTTCAGAGCGAGTGCAGGAAGGCGGTGTCTTCAGATGGCTGCCCAGGACCGGACATGCAGCTGGTCACCCAGCAGGTCATCCAATGTGCTTATGACATTGCCAAGGCTGCTAAGCAGCTTGTCACTGTTACCACAAAGGAGAATACCAACTAA
- the git2a gene encoding ARF GTPase-activating protein GIT2a isoform X6 has product MSKRLRNTEVCADCSVPEPRWASVNRGVLICDECCSVHRSLGRHSSQVRHLTHTPWPPTQLQMVQTLYSNGANSIWEHSLLDPASVMSGKRKANPQDKLHPNKSEFIRAKYQMLAFVHRMPCREDDNLTAKDLSKQLHSSVRTGNLETCLRLLSLGAQANFFHPEKGNTPLHVAAKAGQVSQAELLTVYGADPGAPDSNGKTPIDYAREAGHHDLADRLVEIQYELTDRLAFYLCGRKPDHKNGQHFIVPQMADSSLDLSDLAKAAKKKLQSLSNHLFEELAMDVYDEVDRRETDAVWLTTQNHSTLVTETTVVPFLPVNPEYSSTRNQGRQKLARFNAHEFATLVIDILSDAKRRQQGNSVASPKDNVELILKRVALRHCSDSQDNDQPDYDSVASDEDTDQEVSSSKGDRTKSLDSDLSDGPITMHEYLEVKNALSASEVKIQQLMKANNNLSDELRLMQKKLQSLQSENTSLRRQVTTNIYQIPSGSDYPDPSSPSALKRRQSARASRPMSMYETGSGLKPYLPKGETPYPEECIPTLQPFPPHTERGAFVTTSSSLPSFPSTLSWSKDESAQKASKLEKQSSMPESDYDNTFNDSEIDDSGLCRRGRLRSTGWLGEGSSVPELDDLEMESDPTLPSTEDVIRKTEQITKNIQELLRAAQENKHDRPCEREGVRRLRHSLGCFSTLVPWAEKAPPSLQTLSLRSPDPTSWYSGFCPCLPASYPAQKEYMWL; this is encoded by the exons aACCTCGCTGGGCCTCGGTGAATCGGGGCGTGTTGATTTGCGATGAGTGCTGCAGTGTTCATCGAAGTCTGGGAAGACATAGCTCCCAGGTCCGCCACCTGACGCACACACCATGGCCTCCTACACAGCTACAG ATGGTTCAGACATTATACAGCAATGGTGCCAATTCAATATGGGAGCACTCCCTTCTGGACCCTGCATCTGTGATGAGTGGAAAACGCAAGGCTAACCCTCAGGACAAACTGCA CCCAAACAAGTCAGAGTTTATAAGAGCCAAATATCAAATGTTGGCATTTGTCCATCGCATGCCTTGCCGGGAGGATGACAACTTGACAGCCAAGGATTTAAGCAAG CAACTTCATTCAAGCGTTCGCACTGGGAATCTCGAGACCTGTTTGAGGTTACTATCTCTGGGAGCACAAGCAAATTTTTTTCACCCA GAAAAAGGAAACACCCCCCTGCATGTAGCTGCAAAGGCAGGACAAGTGTCTCAGGCTGAGCTGTTAACTGTGTATGGGGCAGATCCTGGAGCCCCTGACAGCAATGGCAAAACTCCCATTGACTATGCAAG GGAAGCGGGCCACCATGACCTGGCAGACAGACTGGTTGAGATTCAGTATGAACTAACAGATCGACTGGCGTTCTACCtgtgtgggagaaaaccag ATCATAAAAATGGCCAGCACTTCATTGTTCCACAGATGGCTGACAG CAGTCTGGATTTATCAGACCTGGCCAAAGCAGCGAAGAAGAAACTACAGTCG CTCAGTAATCATTTATTTGAGGAGCTGGCCATGGATGTGTATGATGAGGTGGACAGACGAGAGACTGATGcgg TGTGGTTGACCACACAGAATCACAGCACTCTGGTGACTGAGACGACGGTGGTGCCTTTTCTTCCTGTGAATCCAGAGTATTCATCAACACGAAACCAG gGGCGACAAAAGCTTGCACGGTTTAACGCACATGAATTTGCAACTCTCGTGATCGACATACTAAGTGATGCTAAGCGCAGACAACAAGGGAATTCAGTAGCCAGTCCCAAAG ATAATGTCGAACTTATCCTGAAGCGTGTGGCCCTCAGGCACTGTAGTGACAGCCAGGACAATGACCAGCCTGACTACGACAGTGTGGCGTCGGATGAGGATACAGATCAAGAGGTCTCCTCAAGCAAAGGAGATAGGACCAAA AGTCTGGACTCCGATCTCTCAGACGGCCCTATTACTATGCATGAATATTTGGAGGTGAAGAACGCACTCTCTGCCTCTGAAGTCAAGATCCAACAACTCATGAAAGCCAACAACAACCTGAGTGACGAGCTGAGGCTGATGCAGAAAAAG CTGCAATCTCTGCAAAGTGAGAACACCTCTCTCAGGCGGCAGGTCACAACCAATATCTATCAGATCCCCAGCGGTTCAGACTACCCCGACCCCTCGAGCCCCTCAGCCCTGAAACGCCGGCAGTCTGCGCGGGCCAGTCGGCCCATGTCTATGTATGAGACCGGCTCAGGCCTGAAGCCCTATCTCCCTAAAGGAGAAACTCCCTACCCTGAGGAGTGTATCCCCACCCTGCAACCCTTCCCACCTCAT ACAGAAAGGGGCGCTTTTGTGACCACCTCTTCATCCCTCCCCTCATTTCCATCCACCCTGTCTTGGTCAAAGGACGAAAGCGCTCAAAAG GCCTCCAAATTGGAGAAGCAAAGCAGCATGCCAGAAAGTGACTATGACAACACATTCAATGACTCTGAGATAGATGATTCAGG TTTGTGCAGAAGGGGGAGGCTGAGGAGCACTGGTTGGCTGGGGGAGGGTAGCTCTGTTCCTGAGCTGGATGACTTGGAGATGGAGTCAGACCCCACGCTTCCCAGCACAGAAGACGTCATCCGCAAAACAGAGCAGATCACCAAGAATATCCAAGAGCTGTTGAGAGCTGCTCAGGAGAACAAACATGACAG ACCATGTGAGCGTGAAGGTGTGCGCCGGCTCAGGCACAGCCTGGGATGTTTCAGCACTCTGGTACCCTGGGCCGAGAAGGCCCCCCCCTCCCTTCAGACACTCAGCCTTCGGTCCCCTGACCCCACCTCCTGGTACTCTGGCTTCTGTCCCTGCCTCCCAG CTTCATACCCTGCTCAGAAAGAATACATGTGGCTGTAA